In Pungitius pungitius chromosome 2, fPunPun2.1, whole genome shotgun sequence, a single window of DNA contains:
- the phax gene encoding phosphorylated adapter RNA export protein translates to MSLGGDLMEGDLEDGEISGSDTEMGTAAAPVRPQVPPAFGGQSFHDRAAAQHSAAAYRSTGRTVESSDSDADSSDEEAALWRRKRQKVSSVPKRPTCTSRSEPICVPVPAALGGRKVNNIWGSVVQEQCQDAVASELGIFGMEGEVSMSSRNVETYNFVLARKIMEKERELERQANNGGEVSMLDAQLEDYMKGRNSEESAGGDAKRKRPAKERLGPMAEMDIKGRYEITEDDPEDRVTDEIAHRLQEPKKDLIVRIVKIIGKKKAIELLGETATLEESGGVYTMDGSRRRTPGGVYLNLLKNTPSISKSQVRKVFSEEHEKECKSKKAAQKRRRHMVAKKMKQAIGTLNLQEHDDVSRETFASDTNEALESLEEEEEAEAAVGTEETAAVVYNSGDLEVF, encoded by the coding sequence ATGTCTCTTGGTGGAGATCTAATGGAAGGTGATCTAGAAGATGGGGAGATTTCCGGCTCGGACACCGAGATGGGAACCGCCGCAGCGCCAGTTCGACCCCAGGTTCCTCCAGCTTTTGGCGGCCAGTCCTTCCATGACAGAGCCGCTGCCCAACATTCTGCCGCCGCCTACCGCAGCACTGGTAGGACGGTGGAGTCCAGCGACAGTGACGCCGACTCGTCGGACGAGGAGGCGGCTCTTTGGAGACGGAAGCGGCAGAAAGTATCTAGCGTCCCCAAGCGgcctacctgcaccagccggTCCGAGCCGATCTGCGTGCCCGTCCCCGCCGCGCTGGGAGGCCGCAAGGTGAACAACATCTGGGGCTCTGTGGTCCAGGAGCAGTGTCAGGATGCCGTTGCTTCTGAGCTGGGCATATTTGGCATGGAGGGTGAAGTGAGTATGTCCAGCAGAAATGTGGAGACGTATAACTTTGTCCTGGCCCGTAAGAtaatggagaaggagagggagctggagagACAGGCAAATAATGGAGGAGAGGTGAGCATGCTGGATGCCCAGCTGGAGGATTACATGAAGGGCCGCAACTCGGAGGAGAGTGCCGGAGGAGATGCCAAGAGGAAGAGACCAGCTAAAGAGAGACTGGGCCCCATGGCAGAAATGGACATCAAGGGGCGGTATGAGATCACTGAGGACGACCCTGAGGATAGGGTGACAGATGAGATAGCACACAGGCTGCAAGAGCCAAAAAAAGACCTTATAGTGCGCATTGTCAAAAtcattgggaaaaaaaaagccatagaGCTGCTTGGAGAGACGGCCACACTGGAAGAGAGCGGGGGGGTTTACACTATGGATGGAAGCAGGAGAAGGACACCCGGTGGGGTGTATCTCAACCTGCTGAAGAACACACCCAGCATCAGTAAGTCCCAAGTCCGGAAGGTGTTCTCTGAGGAACACGAGAAAGAGTGCAAAAGCAAGAAGGCCGCCCAGAAGAGGAGGCGCCATATGGTGGCTAAGAAGATGAAGCAGGCAATCGGCACACTCAACCTGCAGGAGCATGACGATGTCTCCAGGGAGACGTTCGCCAGTGACACTAATGAGGCCTTGGAGTcattggaggaagaggaggaagcggaAGCTGCTGTGGGCACTGAGGAGACTGCAGCTGTGGTCTACAACTCTGGTGACCTGGAGGTCTTTTGA
- the pmpcb gene encoding mitochondrial-processing peptidase subunit beta — MAASLQRLTSFGKYLLQRHLLKTNYSSWLAAGAHRPLATQAAHQVALNVPETKVTTLENGLRVSSEDAGLTTCTVGLWIDAGSRYENERNNGTAHFLEHMAFKGTRKRSQLDLELEIENMGAHLNAYTSREQTVYYAKAFSKDLPRAVEILADIIQNSTLGEAEIERERGVILREMQEVETNLQEVVFDYLHATAYQSTALGRTILGPTENIKTINRGDLVEYITTHYKGPRIVLAAAGGVSHSELIDLAKHHFGKLPSRDRGEAPAVPPCHFTGSEIRVRDDKMPLAHIAIAVEAVGWSHPDTIPLMVANTLIGNWDRSFGGGVNLSSKLAQMACQGNLCHSFQSFNTCYTDTGLWGLYMVCEPGTINDMMHFTQMEWMSLCTSVTESEVARAKNLLKTNMLLHLDGSTPICEDIGRQMLCYNRRIPLHELEARIDAIDATTIKDVCTKYIYNKAPAIAAVGPIEQLPDYNQIRSGMFWMRS; from the exons ATGGCGGCGTCCTTACAACGCCTCACGTCTTTCGGGAAATATCTCCTTCAAAGGCATTTACTAAAGACAAATTATTCAAGCTGG CTCGCAGCTGGAGCGCACCGACCGTTGGCCACTCAGGCAGCCCACCAGGTGGCTCTCAATGTTCCTGAAACCAAAGTGACCACTTTAGAAAACGGACTGCGGGTGTCTTCAGAGGACGCTGGGCTAACCACCTGCACG GTGGGCCTCTGGATAGACGCCGGCAGTCGCTACGAGAATGAGAGAAATAATGGCACGGCACATTTCCTGGAACATATGGCGTTTAAG ggtaCAAGGAAGCGCTCCCAGTTGGATCTGGAGTTGGAGATTGAGAACATGGGGGCTCACCTGAATGCCTACACATCCCGAGAGCAAACTGTGTATTACGCCAAAGCTTTCTCTAAAGATCTTCCTCGAG CCGTGGAGATCCTGGCTGACATCATCCAGAACAGCACACTGGGTGAAGCAGAGATCGAGAGGGAGCGAGGGGTGATCCTCCGGGAGATGCAGGAAGTAGAGACCAATCTGCAGGAAGTGGTCTTTGATTACCTGCACGCTACAGCGTACCAGTCCACGGCTCTAGGCAGGACCATCCTGGGCCCAACCGAGAATATCAA AACAATTAACAGAGGTGACCTAGTGGAGTACATCACTACTCACTACAAAGGCCCCAGAATTGTgctggctgctgctggag GGGTTTCACACAGTGAGCTCATTGATTTGGCCAAGCATCATTTTGGAAAACTTCCTAGCAGAGATAGAGGTGAAGCTCCGGCAGTTCCTCCATGCCACTTTACAGGAAGTGAG ATCCGTGTGCGTGACGACAAGATGCCTCTGGCTCACATTGCCATCGCCGTGGAAGCTGTCGGATGGTCGCACCCCGATACCATCCCCCTCATGGTGGCAAATACGCTTATTGGAAACTGGGACCGCTCGTTTGGTGGCGGTGTG AATCTGTCCAGTAAACTGGCTCAGATGGCCTGCCAGGGAAATTTGTGCCACAGCTTCCAATCCTTCAACACCTGCTACACAGACACAGGCCTGTGGGGACTCTACATGGTGTGTGAGCCCGGCACCATCAACGACATGATGCATTTCACTCAGATGGAATG gaTGTCTCTTTGTACGAGTGTGACTGAGAGCGAGGTGGCACGAGCCAAAAACCTGCTCAAGACCAACATGCTGCTGCATCTTGATG GATCAACTCCAATCTGTGAGGACATTGGCAGACAGATGCTGTGCTACAATCGCAGAATCCCTCTGCATGAGCTGGAGGCCAGAATTGAT GCTATTGATGCTACGACCATTAAGGATGTGTGTACTAAATATATCTACAACAAGGCTCCAGCCATTGCAGCAGTTG GTCCGATTGAACAGCTGCCGGACTACAACCAGATCCGCAGTGGAATGTTCTGGATGAGATCATGA